A window of the Thermostichus vulcanus str. 'Rupite' genome harbors these coding sequences:
- a CDS encoding Uma2 family endonuclease has product MGQITMATTLTSPHSLEEFLKLPEEKPALEFFDHRIYQKPMPRRRHSILQFEISSAINQIAKPAKIAYAFPELRCTFAGRSIVPDIVVLLWEHIEFGSDGEPRDDVLISPDWMIEILSPEKNSGWVIRKILFSLEQGGQLGWLVDPGDCSVVAFFPDRLPKSLQGSDPLPVLSGIPWPISADQLFDWLKMSV; this is encoded by the coding sequence ATGGGGCAGATCACGATGGCCACTACCCTCACTTCCCCCCACTCTCTGGAGGAGTTCCTAAAGTTGCCGGAGGAGAAACCGGCGCTGGAGTTTTTCGACCATCGAATTTACCAAAAACCTATGCCCAGGCGCCGACATAGTATCCTTCAGTTTGAGATTTCCTCTGCCATTAACCAGATAGCCAAGCCGGCAAAAATCGCCTATGCCTTTCCTGAACTCCGCTGTACGTTTGCAGGACGCTCAATCGTGCCTGACATTGTTGTCTTACTCTGGGAGCATATTGAGTTTGGTAGTGATGGAGAACCGCGTGATGATGTCTTGATCTCGCCAGATTGGATGATCGAGATCCTTTCCCCTGAGAAAAACTCTGGATGGGTGATCCGTAAGATTTTGTTTTCCCTGGAACAAGGAGGACAGCTCGGCTGGCTTGTGGATCCGGGCGATTGCTCAGTGGTTGCCTTCTTTCCAGATCGCCTGCCCAAAAGTTTACAGGGATCCGACCCATTGCCCGTTTTGTCCGGGATCCCTTGGCCAATCAGTGCCGATCAACTGTTTGATTGGTTGAAAATGAGTGTTTAA
- the urtE gene encoding urea ABC transporter ATP-binding subunit UrtE, giving the protein MNTEEATATQNLSQNDSRPLLEVSNLKVYYGQSLIVKDLSFKIFPGQAVCLLGRNGMGKTTTLKALMGLLKDCTGSITFNGEPIAHYPPNLRARAGIGYVPQGREIFPRLTVEENLLIGLEAAPAKERVVPEFVYELFPMLRSFLKRLGGDLSGGQQQQLAIARALVADPKVLLLDEPTEGIQPSIIIEIEEAITRIKQERGVSVLLVEQYFEFAQSLADYFYLVENGSLIMEGLTSQMDEEKVRSHLSV; this is encoded by the coding sequence ATGAATACAGAAGAGGCTACCGCGACTCAAAACCTATCCCAGAATGATTCTAGGCCTCTGCTAGAGGTTTCCAACTTGAAGGTCTACTATGGGCAAAGCCTAATTGTGAAGGATCTCTCCTTCAAGATCTTTCCGGGTCAGGCGGTTTGCCTTCTGGGTCGCAATGGTATGGGTAAAACCACCACTCTAAAAGCCCTGATGGGACTTCTGAAGGACTGTACAGGCAGCATCACGTTCAATGGGGAGCCCATTGCTCATTATCCCCCTAACCTGCGGGCCCGTGCTGGGATCGGCTATGTGCCTCAGGGGCGAGAAATTTTTCCCCGCCTAACCGTAGAAGAGAATCTTTTGATTGGGTTAGAAGCTGCGCCTGCCAAAGAACGGGTTGTACCAGAGTTTGTCTATGAGCTATTTCCGATGCTTCGTTCTTTCCTGAAGCGACTCGGAGGAGATTTAAGCGGTGGGCAACAGCAACAATTGGCCATCGCTAGGGCCTTGGTAGCGGATCCAAAAGTGTTATTGCTAGATGAACCCACAGAAGGGATCCAACCCTCCATCATTATCGAGATCGAAGAAGCGATCACCCGTATTAAACAGGAACGGGGTGTTTCCGTACTGCTAGTGGAACAGTATTTCGAGTTTGCCCAGAGCTTAGCTGACTACTTTTATTTGGTAGAAAACGGTTCCCTGATCATGGAAGGCTTGACTAGCCAGATGGATGAGGAAAAAGTTCGCTCTCATCTCTCGGTTTAA
- the urtD gene encoding urea ABC transporter ATP-binding protein UrtD, with protein sequence MLTAAPAATRQILQIQDLTVSFDGFKALNGLNFSLDEGELRVVIGPNGAGKTTFLDVLTGKVKPTKGRVLFKGKDLIKLKEYQISNLGIGRKFQTPRVYQNLSPRQNLELSFNPNKGVFSTLLGKRDLTDKIDALLETIGLTHKDRIPAGLLSHGEKQWLEIGMVIAQDPNLLLLDECVAGMTDKETEATGELIQSLAKDHTIVVIEHDMVFVRQIARKVTVLHQGALLCEGSFEEVKNDPRVIEVYLGSHKAKG encoded by the coding sequence ATGCTCACTGCAGCTCCTGCCGCTACCCGACAAATTTTACAAATCCAGGATCTCACCGTCAGTTTTGATGGGTTTAAGGCTCTCAATGGGTTGAACTTTTCCTTAGATGAAGGGGAATTACGGGTGGTCATTGGCCCAAATGGAGCGGGCAAAACCACCTTCTTAGATGTGTTGACAGGCAAGGTCAAACCCACCAAGGGACGTGTCTTATTTAAGGGGAAAGATCTAATTAAACTCAAAGAGTATCAAATCTCGAACCTTGGGATTGGTCGTAAGTTTCAAACGCCGCGTGTTTATCAAAATCTCAGCCCACGTCAGAATCTGGAATTATCTTTTAACCCCAATAAGGGAGTGTTCTCCACCTTACTTGGCAAGCGAGACCTAACGGATAAAATCGATGCCTTGCTAGAAACAATTGGCCTTACCCATAAGGATCGGATCCCGGCAGGTTTGCTCTCCCACGGGGAAAAACAGTGGCTAGAAATCGGCATGGTCATTGCTCAGGATCCTAATTTGCTGTTGCTGGATGAATGCGTGGCCGGGATGACGGATAAAGAAACAGAAGCGACAGGAGAACTGATCCAATCTCTGGCCAAAGATCACACCATTGTGGTGATCGAGCATGATATGGTGTTTGTCCGGCAAATTGCCCGGAAAGTTACCGTTTTGCACCAAGGGGCACTGTTGTGTGAGGGCAGCTTTGAGGAGGTAAAAAATGATCCACGGGTGATTGAAGTCTATCTCGGCTCTCACAAGGCCAAAGGATAA
- the urtC gene encoding urea ABC transporter permease subunit UrtC: MATPAQRRDPNSRHKLLLEGGILVGVVLALIFLAPAMVSSFRLNLLGRFLALSIVALGIDLIWGYTGMLSLGHGVFFALGGYALGMHLNLQLPDGRIPEFFSLYGVTELPWFWRPFYSFPLTAIAIVLIPTLVAAALGYLVVRNRIRGVYFSILTQATTIIFFNFFNGQQRLINGTNGLTDFRTLFGINVNSSEMRFAVYVTTIVFVALAYLLCRWLTSGLFGRILVAIRDDEPRVRFSGYDPTGFKVLVFAASAGLAGIAGALFTLQTGIISPNAMSIPFSIEMVIWVAVGGRASLVGAVIGAVLVNFAKSLLSENFPEIWLFFQGGLFLLVVLVLPDGLVGWVRTQGKQLWVTFQLWRRRLADTSPA; the protein is encoded by the coding sequence ATGGCTACTCCCGCTCAACGTCGGGATCCCAACTCTCGCCACAAACTGCTATTGGAGGGTGGGATCCTAGTTGGAGTGGTGCTAGCGCTGATCTTCTTGGCTCCGGCGATGGTGTCCAGTTTCCGTCTCAATTTATTGGGGCGGTTTCTGGCTCTGAGCATTGTGGCCCTGGGGATTGACCTGATCTGGGGCTATACGGGAATGCTTAGCCTGGGACATGGAGTGTTTTTCGCCCTCGGGGGCTATGCGCTGGGGATGCACCTGAATTTGCAGCTACCCGATGGTCGGATCCCGGAGTTTTTTAGTTTGTATGGGGTAACAGAATTACCCTGGTTTTGGCGACCTTTTTATTCGTTTCCATTGACAGCCATTGCTATTGTTCTGATCCCAACTTTGGTGGCAGCAGCACTGGGTTATTTGGTGGTCAGAAATCGGATCCGAGGCGTTTATTTCTCGATTCTAACTCAAGCCACCACCATTATTTTCTTTAACTTCTTCAACGGCCAACAACGCTTGATCAACGGCACCAACGGATTGACAGATTTTAGAACTCTGTTTGGGATCAATGTGAATTCTTCCGAGATGCGCTTTGCCGTTTATGTGACAACCATTGTGTTTGTAGCCTTGGCCTACCTACTCTGCCGGTGGCTGACCAGTGGTCTCTTTGGGCGGATCCTAGTGGCCATTCGAGATGATGAACCGCGGGTGCGCTTTTCGGGTTATGACCCAACTGGATTTAAGGTGTTGGTTTTTGCAGCATCTGCCGGATTGGCAGGAATCGCCGGAGCTCTATTTACCTTGCAGACAGGGATCATTTCCCCCAATGCCATGTCGATTCCTTTTTCCATTGAAATGGTGATCTGGGTTGCTGTGGGAGGTCGGGCTAGCTTGGTGGGGGCTGTAATCGGAGCAGTGTTGGTGAATTTCGCCAAGAGTCTTCTCAGTGAGAATTTCCCGGAAATTTGGCTCTTCTTCCAGGGGGGCTTATTCCTGCTGGTGGTGCTGGTGCTGCCAGATGGATTGGTGGGTTGGGTACGTACCCAGGGCAAACAACTGTGGGTCACCTTTCAACTTTGGCGTCGGCGCTTGGCCGATACTTCCCCAGCTTAG
- a CDS encoding (Fe-S)-binding protein — MSEPVALSQGPMFDGVDPPDPKLIDACVHCGFCLTTCPSYRVIGKETDSPRGRIYQMDALNQGQIALSPATVSHFDSCLGCLACVTACPSGVQYDRLIAATRPQIERNYPRSLWDRLYRQFLFTVFPYPGRLRPLLWPLWLYQRMGGKVRAWIRKRLEKVSPRLAAMESLMPPLQPEQLLPKQYPERIPAVGERRFRVGLVLGCVQRLFTPQVNEASIRVLTRNGCEVVIPPAQGCCAALPHHQGQLQQAKTLARQMMDAFAPYEPELDAILINASGCGHTLKEYGHLLGQDPVYKERAARFAAQVKDIQEFLAQVGLTTPLQPLQPEPLVLVYQDACHMLHGQRLSQEPRQLLRQIPGLELRDPVDAALCCGSSGVYNLLQPKVAAELGSQKVQNLLNTGAQGIVSANIGCRLQIQKHLDLQGRQGIPIVHPMELLDRAMSPQPGFQ; from the coding sequence ATGTCTGAGCCAGTGGCGTTGTCGCAAGGGCCAATGTTCGATGGAGTGGATCCCCCGGATCCAAAATTGATCGATGCCTGTGTCCATTGCGGCTTTTGCCTGACCACCTGCCCCAGCTACCGCGTCATTGGCAAAGAAACCGATTCTCCGCGGGGACGCATCTACCAAATGGATGCCCTCAATCAGGGTCAAATTGCCCTGTCTCCGGCCACGGTTTCCCATTTTGACAGTTGCCTGGGCTGCCTGGCCTGTGTCACGGCCTGTCCGTCTGGGGTGCAGTACGACCGGTTGATCGCTGCCACCCGACCGCAAATTGAGCGCAACTACCCACGCAGCCTTTGGGATCGGCTGTATCGCCAATTCCTCTTCACGGTGTTTCCCTATCCAGGGCGGCTGCGGCCTTTGTTGTGGCCCCTCTGGCTCTACCAGCGCATGGGAGGGAAAGTCCGCGCTTGGATCCGCAAAAGGCTGGAAAAGGTCTCCCCCCGGCTGGCGGCAATGGAATCTCTCATGCCCCCGCTTCAACCCGAGCAACTTTTGCCGAAGCAGTACCCCGAGCGGATCCCGGCGGTGGGAGAACGACGCTTTCGGGTGGGGTTGGTGCTGGGCTGTGTGCAACGGCTCTTTACCCCGCAGGTGAATGAGGCCAGTATTCGTGTCTTGACCCGCAATGGCTGTGAGGTGGTGATTCCACCGGCGCAGGGCTGTTGTGCGGCTTTGCCCCACCATCAAGGGCAACTCCAGCAGGCGAAAACCTTGGCCCGGCAGATGATGGATGCTTTCGCACCCTATGAACCTGAGTTGGATGCGATCTTGATCAATGCCTCCGGCTGCGGACACACCCTAAAAGAATATGGTCACCTTCTGGGCCAGGATCCCGTCTACAAAGAGAGAGCCGCCCGTTTTGCCGCCCAGGTGAAGGATATTCAGGAGTTTCTGGCTCAGGTGGGTCTCACCACTCCTTTGCAGCCGCTGCAACCGGAACCGCTGGTGCTGGTGTATCAGGATGCCTGCCATATGCTGCATGGGCAACGGCTCAGCCAAGAACCCCGCCAACTGTTGCGGCAAATTCCTGGGTTAGAACTGCGGGATCCGGTGGATGCGGCCCTCTGCTGTGGCAGTTCTGGGGTTTACAACCTATTGCAACCTAAGGTTGCGGCTGAGCTGGGATCCCAAAAAGTGCAAAACCTCCTCAATACGGGCGCTCAAGGGATTGTCTCCGCCAACATCGGCTGCCGCTTACAAATCCAGAAACACTTAGACTTGCAGGGTCGGCAGGGGATCCCGATTGTTCACCCGATGGAGCTGCTGGATCGGGCCATGTCACCCCAGCCTGGATTCCAGTGA
- a CDS encoding hydantoinase/oxoprolinase family protein gives MRLGIDVGGTFTDLVVLQDGQIRTAKVLSTPSPELGVFAALDKIGPVEIDLFCHGMTVATNALLERKGSPTVFLTTAGFRDILAIARQNRPSLYDLTQPKPEPVVPRHYCLEVQERCSVGGVLEPLTEAEIQRVIQIVAEQVERDGIRSIAVGFLFSFLYPEHEQRLGAALRKAFPNLHISLSCEVAPEFREYERFSTTAIDAYLSPALAGYLHRLAQGCEQRGIPQPLIMQSSGGVTSIAQAAAHASVALLSGPAGGVYGGAYLGQLSGYGNLLSFDMGGTSTDVALIQNGIPQVSPAAVVGGLPVQQPQIDLHTVSAGGGSLAQLMPGGGLQVGPESAGSNPGPACYGRGGTAPTVTDANLWLGYLPDGGWLGDAVQLRRDLAEQALRTVADPLGLSVQEVAVGIRTLANGAMVRALRVISVERGLDPADFALLAFGGAGPMHACALAEALGMRTILIPAACGVLSALGMALADLRRDYRRAVLRPLRSLHQVGSTLSDWAVPLVQQAHLDLQNPALQFSLDLRYRGQSFELGIPVQLSDPVECIEQQFHATHQQRYGWQDPAQPVEVIQLRLQAVQALPKVPLVAPDPLLRDLSVEVCPPRGQRWAWFGGAFQKVPVYDRLQMGIGSHVQGPAIVELPEATAVIEAGWRGTVDQVGTLILKRCLVCANE, from the coding sequence GTGCGTCTGGGGATCGATGTGGGGGGGACCTTTACGGATTTGGTGGTGCTGCAGGATGGGCAAATTCGGACGGCAAAAGTGCTCTCTACCCCTAGCCCAGAATTGGGGGTGTTTGCGGCCCTAGACAAAATCGGCCCGGTTGAAATCGATCTGTTCTGCCATGGCATGACGGTGGCTACCAACGCCCTCCTGGAGCGCAAGGGATCCCCAACTGTATTTCTCACCACGGCGGGTTTTCGGGATATCTTGGCCATTGCCCGGCAAAATCGCCCCTCCCTTTACGATCTGACTCAACCCAAACCGGAGCCAGTGGTACCCCGCCATTATTGCCTGGAGGTGCAGGAGCGCTGCAGTGTGGGCGGGGTCCTGGAACCTCTTACCGAGGCGGAGATCCAGCGGGTGATTCAGATCGTGGCGGAACAGGTGGAACGGGATGGGATCCGGTCGATTGCAGTGGGGTTCTTGTTTTCTTTTCTCTACCCAGAGCATGAACAGCGGTTGGGGGCAGCCCTGAGAAAAGCCTTCCCAAACCTCCATATTTCCCTTTCCTGTGAAGTGGCGCCGGAGTTCCGGGAATACGAACGTTTCAGCACCACCGCAATCGATGCCTACCTCAGTCCCGCTCTGGCGGGTTATTTGCACCGGTTGGCGCAAGGATGTGAACAGAGGGGGATCCCGCAACCCCTGATTATGCAGTCTTCCGGTGGAGTAACTTCTATTGCTCAGGCGGCGGCCCATGCTTCGGTGGCTTTGCTCTCGGGGCCAGCCGGGGGAGTGTATGGGGGAGCCTATCTGGGCCAGTTGAGCGGCTATGGGAATTTGCTCAGCTTTGATATGGGGGGAACCAGCACGGATGTGGCCTTGATCCAGAATGGGATCCCACAGGTGAGTCCTGCAGCTGTGGTGGGTGGGTTGCCTGTGCAACAGCCGCAAATTGATCTGCATACCGTCAGTGCTGGCGGTGGATCCCTGGCCCAATTGATGCCAGGGGGTGGGTTGCAGGTGGGGCCAGAAAGCGCCGGATCGAATCCGGGGCCAGCCTGCTATGGGCGGGGGGGAACAGCTCCGACCGTTACGGATGCCAACCTTTGGTTGGGCTATTTGCCGGACGGGGGCTGGTTGGGAGATGCGGTGCAGCTGCGGCGGGACTTGGCTGAGCAGGCCCTTCGCACCGTGGCGGATCCCTTGGGCTTGAGTGTGCAGGAGGTGGCGGTGGGGATCCGAACCCTAGCCAATGGAGCAATGGTGCGGGCTTTGCGGGTGATCAGCGTTGAACGGGGCTTGGATCCCGCAGATTTTGCCCTGTTGGCCTTTGGGGGGGCAGGGCCGATGCATGCTTGTGCCCTAGCAGAAGCTTTGGGGATGCGCACAATCTTGATCCCGGCAGCCTGTGGTGTTCTCTCGGCCCTGGGGATGGCTTTGGCAGATCTACGGCGCGATTATCGGCGGGCGGTTTTGCGTCCTCTCCGCTCCCTTCACCAGGTGGGATCCACCCTCAGTGATTGGGCAGTCCCCCTGGTTCAGCAGGCCCACTTGGATTTGCAGAATCCGGCTTTACAGTTCAGCTTGGATCTGCGCTACCGCGGTCAGTCTTTCGAGTTGGGGATCCCAGTACAGCTGTCGGATCCGGTTGAGTGTATTGAGCAACAATTTCATGCCACCCATCAACAGCGCTATGGCTGGCAGGATCCGGCTCAACCGGTAGAAGTGATCCAGTTGCGGTTGCAGGCGGTGCAGGCTTTGCCGAAAGTGCCCTTGGTAGCTCCTGACCCCTTGCTTAGAGATCTGTCAGTTGAAGTTTGCCCCCCTCGGGGCCAGCGGTGGGCTTGGTTCGGAGGAGCCTTCCAAAAGGTACCCGTTTATGACCGGCTGCAGATGGGAATAGGGTCTCACGTGCAGGGGCCAGCTATTGTGGAGTTACCAGAGGCAACAGCTGTGATTGAGGCGGGTTGGCGGGGAACAGTAGATCAGGTGGGGACGCTTATTCTCAAGCGTTGCTTGGTTTGTGCAAATGAATGA
- a CDS encoding cupin domain-containing protein has protein sequence MSAGIVTVRPAAETLTLQKLPYFVGISQATAGAKGISMNRVVIPPGGAAEPHFHRDYETAIYLLKGRVETRYGPGLRQSVINEAGDFIFIPPGVPHQPFNLDPDEPAYALVARNDPNEQENVVLYNLTSAEH, from the coding sequence ATGTCGGCGGGTATTGTGACGGTGCGACCGGCAGCAGAAACCCTAACGCTGCAAAAGTTGCCCTACTTTGTCGGCATTTCCCAGGCTACGGCAGGCGCCAAGGGCATTTCCATGAACCGGGTGGTGATCCCGCCAGGGGGTGCAGCAGAACCTCACTTTCACCGCGACTACGAAACGGCTATTTATTTGCTCAAAGGCCGGGTCGAAACCCGTTATGGCCCTGGACTGCGGCAATCGGTGATCAACGAGGCTGGGGACTTTATTTTTATTCCGCCTGGCGTGCCCCATCAACCCTTCAATTTGGATCCTGATGAACCGGCCTACGCTCTGGTGGCCCGCAACGATCCCAATGAGCAGGAAAATGTGGTGCTTTACAACCTAACTTCTGCGGAGCATTAA
- the urtA gene encoding urea ABC transporter substrate-binding protein has protein sequence MAHSLNRRQLIKMGALAGAGVALGPHLWVKRSLPAYAQGETIRVGILHSLSGTMAISETSVVDAERLAIKEINAAGGVLGKQIEAIVEDGASDWPTFAEKATKLIDSDKVATVFGCWTSASRKAVLPVFESKQHQLWYPVQYEGQECSKNIFYTGAAPNQQIEPSVEWLLNNKGKEFFLVGSDYVFPRTANTIIKAQLEALGGKVVGEDYLPLGNTEVTPIISKIRAALPNGGVIYNSLNGDSNVAFFTQLQGAGLGPDRYPSMSVSIAEEEVQAIGPEFLEGHYAAWNYFMTVDTPANKKFVEAFRAEYGQNRVTNDPMEAAYIMVYIWKQAVEKAGTVEIDAVRQAAYGQTFDAPEGMVTMNTNHHLTKYVRIGQVRSDGLFEVISATDAVDPLPWNQFVAETKGYACDWSDPAKGGRYKVEA, from the coding sequence ATGGCTCATTCTCTTAATCGTCGCCAGCTCATCAAAATGGGTGCCCTAGCTGGGGCGGGGGTAGCTCTCGGGCCGCACCTTTGGGTCAAGCGTTCTCTGCCTGCCTATGCTCAAGGGGAAACGATCAGAGTCGGGATCCTGCACTCCCTTAGCGGTACCATGGCAATTTCGGAAACCAGTGTGGTGGATGCCGAGCGACTGGCCATTAAAGAGATCAATGCTGCCGGTGGGGTGCTGGGGAAACAGATTGAGGCAATTGTGGAGGATGGAGCCTCCGATTGGCCCACTTTTGCCGAGAAAGCCACTAAGTTGATCGACTCTGACAAGGTGGCAACGGTGTTTGGCTGCTGGACTTCCGCCAGCCGTAAGGCTGTGCTGCCGGTGTTTGAATCCAAGCAGCACCAGCTCTGGTATCCGGTGCAGTACGAAGGGCAGGAATGCTCCAAAAACATCTTCTACACGGGAGCTGCTCCCAACCAGCAGATTGAGCCTTCAGTGGAATGGCTGCTCAACAACAAAGGCAAAGAATTCTTCCTGGTGGGATCCGATTACGTGTTCCCCCGCACCGCCAACACCATCATCAAGGCGCAACTGGAAGCCCTGGGTGGCAAGGTGGTGGGTGAAGACTACCTGCCTCTGGGCAACACGGAAGTGACTCCGATCATCAGCAAAATCCGAGCCGCTCTCCCCAATGGCGGCGTCATTTACAATAGCTTGAACGGTGACAGCAACGTGGCCTTCTTCACCCAGTTGCAAGGGGCAGGGTTGGGGCCGGATCGTTACCCCTCCATGTCCGTCAGTATCGCTGAAGAAGAAGTGCAGGCCATCGGCCCCGAATTTCTGGAAGGGCACTATGCTGCCTGGAACTACTTCATGACGGTGGATACCCCGGCCAACAAAAAGTTTGTGGAGGCTTTCCGGGCAGAATACGGCCAAAACCGTGTCACCAACGACCCGATGGAAGCCGCCTATATCATGGTTTACATCTGGAAGCAGGCGGTGGAGAAAGCCGGAACCGTAGAGATCGATGCAGTGCGGCAAGCTGCCTACGGCCAGACCTTCGATGCTCCAGAAGGGATGGTGACTATGAACACCAACCACCATCTCACCAAGTATGTGCGGATTGGGCAAGTGCGTTCCGACGGGCTGTTTGAGGTGATTTCAGCCACTGATGCCGTAGATCCCTTGCCCTGGAACCAGTTTGTGGCGGAAACCAAGGGCTACGCCTGTGACTGGTCGGATCCAGCCAAGGGCGGTCGTTACAAAGTGGAAGCGTAA
- the urtB gene encoding urea ABC transporter permease subunit UrtB, which yields MTLLFDSLFNGISIGTVLLIAALGLAIVFGLMGVINMAHGELMMLGAYTTFVVQNGFRQLGDPWRDFYIFPALIAAFLVTALVGWGLERGVIRFLYGRPLETLLATWGVSLILQQFVRSVNWVLALRLGGFGLLFFGGWWLLAKRVDWQRIKGWVLTLLLVLSTAIVTVGGRVLAQTYALAVTQPWFGAQNKDVTAPRWLRGGIPVGNLFLPNTRLFIISLTLLCIIGLYIFLQRTRWGLRIRAVTQNRAMSACVGIPTRTVDALTFAIGSGLAGVAGVAVSLLGSVGPNTGQNYIVDTFMVVVVGGVGKLLGSIMAALGIGIANFLIGSGTLALILPGVPLLTDTLNFFATTSMAKVMVFALIVAFLQVRPRGLFPEKGRTVDA from the coding sequence ATGACCTTGCTCTTCGACAGTTTGTTTAATGGCATCAGTATCGGCACTGTCCTGCTGATTGCGGCTTTGGGCTTGGCGATTGTCTTTGGCCTCATGGGGGTAATCAATATGGCCCACGGCGAGCTGATGATGTTGGGGGCCTACACCACCTTTGTGGTGCAAAATGGCTTCCGACAATTGGGGGATCCCTGGCGGGATTTCTACATTTTTCCAGCTTTGATTGCGGCTTTCTTGGTCACCGCTTTGGTGGGGTGGGGTCTGGAACGGGGGGTGATCCGCTTCTTGTACGGTCGTCCACTGGAAACTCTACTGGCCACCTGGGGAGTCAGCCTAATCTTGCAGCAGTTTGTACGCAGCGTTAATTGGGTGCTGGCGTTACGGCTGGGGGGGTTTGGTTTGCTGTTTTTTGGAGGCTGGTGGTTGCTGGCCAAACGGGTGGATTGGCAGCGGATCAAAGGCTGGGTACTCACCTTACTGCTGGTGCTTTCCACGGCGATTGTGACCGTGGGTGGGCGGGTGTTGGCGCAAACCTATGCCCTAGCGGTTACACAACCCTGGTTTGGGGCTCAAAACAAGGACGTGACTGCCCCCCGTTGGCTGCGAGGTGGGATCCCAGTGGGCAATCTCTTCCTACCCAATACTCGCCTGTTTATCATTAGCCTCACCCTTCTCTGCATCATCGGTCTGTACATTTTTCTGCAGCGCACCCGCTGGGGACTGCGCATCCGGGCGGTCACGCAAAATCGGGCCATGAGTGCTTGTGTGGGGATCCCGACCCGAACCGTGGATGCCCTTACCTTCGCGATTGGATCTGGTCTAGCGGGGGTGGCAGGAGTGGCGGTCAGTTTGCTGGGATCCGTGGGGCCCAATACCGGTCAAAACTACATCGTTGATACCTTCATGGTGGTTGTGGTGGGCGGTGTGGGCAAGCTCTTGGGCAGCATTATGGCAGCTTTAGGCATTGGTATTGCCAACTTTTTGATTGGTTCCGGCACCTTGGCCTTGATCCTTCCGGGAGTACCCCTATTGACGGATACCCTGAACTTTTTTGCCACCACCAGTATGGCGAAGGTGATGGTTTTTGCTCTGATTGTGGCCTTTTTGCAGGTGCGCCCGCGGGGTCTTTTCCCGGAAAAAGGTCGAACAGTGGATGCCTAG